The sequence TTCTTCCGGGTAGACCTCACCTCTGAAAAGCTCTATTCGCTTTCCGCACCCACCAAGAAAATACTCACTCAGCTGGATGACATCATTTCCATCAAATGCTTTTTCAGCGCCAATCTGCCGCCAGCCTACAAAAAAATCGAAGATCAGGTCCGGGATCTTCTGAGCGAATACAAGGCATATGGCGGGTCCCACCTGAACATCGAATTTTGCGACCCTAAGGACGATCCGAAATACAGGCAGCTGGCCGAGTCGCTGGGAGTTCCGGAGATCCAGATGAATGTGCTGGAAAAAGACCAGGTGCAGGCCATCAAAGGTTATCTGGGCATGGGGATTTATTTCGAGGACAAGAGCACTGCCTTGCCGGTTGTCAACGAACTGGGAAATCTGGAATATGAGATCACTTCAGGCATCAAGCGTGTCACCTGCAAAAAACTGCCTGAAATCCGTGTCGCACTCTTTGAAAACGAGTCAGACCAGAGCATCATGGAAAAATATCAGGAACTGGTCAAGGCACTGGGCAAACTGGCTAAAGTGAGTTTCCTCAATCTCTCCAGGGAAGAGATCCCGGCCGATCTGGACCTCCTGATTCTTCTCTATCCCAAGGAAACCAGCGAAGCGGCCCGCTTCAAGATCGACCAGTATCTGGCATCAGGCGGGAAAGCCATTTTCCTGATCCAGGTGCTGGAACCCAATCAGATGATGTATGGCACCCTGGTTGAGCATAACATGGCTAAAATCCTGAATCAGCTTGGCATGAAAGTTGAGTATAAGCTGGTCTACGACCGCTCCAGTGACTTCGCAAGCTTCAGGAACGGCTATATCACCTTCACCCAGCCATACCCTCTTTTCATCAAAATCGCCCCTTATTACTTTGCCAAGGATCTTCCCCTCTTCAACCAGATCAGCTCAATCACCCTGCCCTGGGTCGCCGCGGTCCAGAGCACGCTTGTCAATACAGCCGAAGCTGAAATCAAAAGTCTGTTCACCAGCACTGAATACAACCAGGAGCTCAACGGCTTTTCACTGGACCCGCAGCAGAATTTCCTGATCAGCGAAAAGCAGTCTGACAAGAAAATGCTGGGAGCGGTTTTCACAGGAAAATACAAGACCTGCTATGACCACAACAGTCTGACCGCAGACATTGTGGCAGGATACCGCGAAAAAAATCCGGCAGTCAACACCTCGGAAATCAAGATTAAAAGTTCCGCCGAAGTCCGCGTAGCCGTAATACCGGACGCACTTTTCGTTTCAGACGATTTTCTGCCCAGGCATGAAGGAAACTTGGCTTTTCTTCAGAACACTGTGGACTGGTTAACACTTGGTGAGGACCTGATGCAGATCAGGGCTAAAAACGTGTCAGAGCATCCGCTGTTTTCCAGGGAAGCCTTCCAGAAATATTTCAAGGAAGGCAAGGACGAGGAAATCCAGAAAATCAAATTCCGGCTCAAATACCTCAACATGTTCGGTGTTTCCATCCTGGTCATGATCTTAGGCGTAATCTGGTATCTGCTGCGGGAGCGGCGCAGAATCGACTATGAGAAGAAGTACAGCGGCAGGGAGGAATGAGATGAAAAAAAATTTGATTTATTTTGCGATAACCGCGGCCCTCGGCATTTTTACCTACTTCATCACCAGCGGGGACAAAACATACAAGCTGGAGGTCGAAAACCGCAAGCCCTTCGCTGAACTCGATCCGGCCGGCATGGACAGGATCACGCTAAGCAGGGGCAGCAGCGAAGTCGAACTCACCAGGCAGAACGGGGGCAGCTGGAATGTCGTGAAGCTGGATTATCCGGCCGCCTCAGACAATGTAGACGGACTTGTCAAGAATATCCGCGACCTTGCGATAGTGGACATCTCCTCCAGAAATCCGGAAAAGGGGGATGTTTACGGACTTGGAAAATTAACCACGCTCGTGGAGCTTTCCCAGGGTGGAGTTACCAAGGCCAGGCTTGAAGTCGGGAAGGTCGGGCCGGACATGATTTCAACGTACTTCAAGTACACAAAAGGTCCGGAGATCTATAAGACTACCACTAATCTTTCCTACCTCTGCAACAGCGACAGCAATTACTGGATCGACAAGACTCTGATCAAACTGAAGGATGAAGAGATCAGCAGGATCCACATTCTGTGCGGCACCAGGGAAATCGAGCTTCAGCGTGACGGCCAGTGGAAATGGGCCAAACGCGGGACAGGTGAAGTTACGCTTCCAAAGGTAATGGGAACCGTCGAAACCGGTGCCTCCGGGGCACTCGCAACCAGTGAAGTCGAGTCGCTTCTTTCCACGGTCAACAACCTCGTCTGTGAAGGACTCGCCACAGGAAAAAAGCCTGACTTCACCCAGGAAGTCGACTTGTCCGGTGAAATCGCAACCAAGGGAGGAGAGGGCATCGGGTTCAAGTTCCTCACCAAAGAAGGATCTAACTATTATGTCACTATCAGCAACAAACAGAGGGTATTTCTGGTCAATTCTTATCAACGCGACAGTCTGTTGAGGGAAGTCGATAACCTGCTGAAAAAGAAGGTACCACAGTAAAAAACACGGGTCGATTCTCCGAAAATCAAGAATGGCATGGGTTTTATGGTCAAGTGGTACCAAAACACCCGATGGATAAAGGACTTTTCGACCATTTGACTGCCGAAAGTATATTGTGTTGCGCTGCAACTGTTTTTACATATTAAAAACCGTGAATTCCCGGTCAACCAAGCATTATTTAACGAATTACTTGACAATTTCTTCAATAAAATTTATTTTTACAATGTACGAATCTTAAAATACCACAGTGAAAGGGGTACGCAGAATGAACAAGAGCGAACTGATCGACGCCATCGCCAAGCAGGCAAACCTGACAAAGAAAGACAGTCAGACAGCTTTGGATGCATTCACCGATTCCATCACCAAAGCTCTGAAAAAGGGCGAGAAAGTCGCTATCACCGGTTTCGGCAGCTGGGAAGTCAAAGAGAGAGCTGCACGCACCGGCCGCAATCCCCAGACCAAGAAAGCCATCAAGATCCCGGCATGCAAAGTGCCGAAGTTCCGCCCTGGCAAAAATCTGAAGGATGTCGTCAACAAGAAAAAGTAAGCTAGATTTCTTCAGTATAAAGAAGGCCTGTACAAACAGGCCTTTTTTTATACAGGCTGTTACAAAATCCGAACGAAGTGAGGATTTTGGTTACAGCCTGTTACCCCCGAAGCCCTGCGAAGGGGGTATACATTTCTTTAAAATTTCTTTTGCCAAACCAAATCCCCAGTGATAATATCTACCTAATTTTTTACGAATTTGGAGATGCCATGGAACTGACAGCTAAAATCCGCGAACTGGCTAAAAAGATTCCCACTCCATTCCTGATCATGGATCTGGAAATCGTACGCAGTAATTATCTGGAACTGCAGGCTGCTTTCCCACAGGGAAAGATTTTTTATGCGATCAAGGCCAACGCACATCCCAGGATCATCAAACTTCTGCATTCACTTGGCTGCAATTTTGACGCAGCTTCCCTTGGAGAGATCAACAAATTGCTCTCACTGGGCGTTGAACCGGATAAAATAAGCTTCGGCAATACCATTAAACGCGAACGGGAGATCGGAGTCGCCAATTCATACGGAATCAATTATTATGTGGCGGATTCAGATATAGAAGTGGAAAAAATTTCCCGCCAGGCCCCGGAAAAAAAATGCTTCGTACGTCTGGAAATGGATCCAGGAGAATCTGACTGGCCGCTTTCGCATAAATTCGGCACTCCCCGGGAGGAAGCGGTCAAACTTCTCAAATTCGCCAAAAATTCCGGGCTGGTTCCCTATGGACTTTCTTTTCACGTTGGTTCTCAATGTTACAATCCCAAGCGCTGGGCGATCGCCCTGGATAAATGCCGTTTTGTTTTCGAGGAACTCTCAAAATCAGGTATCAGCCTTTCCATGATCAACCTCGGCGGAGGCTTCCCGATCCAGCATCTCAAGCCCATCCCGGACATTCAGACTATCGCCAGGGAAGTCGACCGGTTTCTGAAAAAAAATTTTTATCCGCTGCCCGAAATCTTTCTGGAACCAGGGCGCTCCATGGTCGGAAATGCCGGAATTCTGGTTTCGTCTGTGATCACCCGCCGCGAGGACGAGCGCGAGAACTGGCTGTTCATCGATGCCGGCTGCTTTCACGGCCTGATGGAGTCGATCGAGGATTTCCGCTATGAAATCAGGACAGACATAGAGCAGAACGGCGACAGCCCAGGAGAATATCATCTGGCAGGCCCGACCTGCGACAGCGTGGACGTAATTTACGACAACATCCTGCTGCCCAGGTCCCTGACGCTTGACGACAAACTCTATTTCATCAATACAGGCGCTTACACAGTGGAATATAATACCAATTTCAACGGGATCGAGCCACCCAAGATCTATTTCCTGGACGAGGTGTAAAGATTCATTTTTCAGAGCTGATAAAAAATCTGAAAAAGGACTTCAGCGGATTCGAGAAAATCCGGCTTTCCATACTGGGTGATTCCTCAACCCAGCTTTTAAATCAGGCTCTCAGAGGTTATGGATATGAAACCAGGCTCGATTTTCAGATGTTCGAATCAGATTTTGATCAGCTCGAGCGGAATGTCTTTGATCCGACATCCGACCTTTACCGCTTTTCAGCGGATTTTGTGATTGTTTTCCAATCAGTTCAGAAATTGTACGATCAGTTCCTGAAGCTTAATAATATTGAGCGGACCGGCTTTGCAGAGTCAACGCTTTCCGGAATCGATGAAATTTATCGCAAGCTTACCTCTCAACGAGCCTGCAACGTGATTTATCTTAATTTCCCGGAATTCGGAGACGTTTTCGGCAATTTCTGCAATAAAGTTGAAATGTCATTCACTTTTCAATTACGAAAGATAAATCTCGGTCTGATGAATCTGGCATTTAAATCGAAAAACCTGTTTATCGCAGACTTGTGTGCGATTCAGGCCCGCTATGGAAATTCCATTTTTGATCCCAGGCTGGCTGCAAGTTCAGATCTGATTTTTTCTCTTGATTTTCTGCCAGTTCTGGCCCGGAATATCACCTCGATAATCCAGTCCCTGACCGGGAAATCCAGGAAATGCCTGATCCTTGATCTGGATAACATACTCTGGGGCGGAAGCATTGGTGAGGACGGACTGGAAAAGATTCAGATCGGTCAGCTGGGAATCGGCAAGGCATTCACGAAGTTCCAGTATTGGATCAAAGAGCTGAAGAACCGCGGGATCATCCTGGCAGTCTGCAGTAAAAATGATCAGAATACCGCCAGAGAGCCTTTTGAAAAGCACACTGAAATGATTCTGAGGCTTGAGGATTTTGCGGTTTTCTCATCCAACTGGGAGAATAAAGCAGATAATATCCGATCAATCCAGAAAATCCTGAACATCGGTTTCGACTCCATGGTCTTTCTGGATGACAGCCGGTTTGAGCGGGAACAGGTCCGGATCAGCATCCCTGAGATCACGATTCCGGAACTGCCTGAGGATCCTGCGTTGTTTCTGGACTTTCTGATGGAATTGAACTTGTTTGAAACCTCTTCGTTCGATCCGGAAGACCTCCTGAGAACCAGGCGGTATCAGGAGCAGGCCGGACGACGAGTTTTAGAGATAAACTACCGGAAGGAAGAGGATTTCCTGGAAAGCCTTGAAATGACCTGCGGAGTTTCAAGTTTCAATGATTTCAGCATCCCCAGAGTGGCTCAGCTGGTCCAGCGTTCGAATCAATTCAATCTCCGCACTGTCCGCTATAATGAAGAGCAGCTCGGAAGAATTGCCGCATCCCCTGATTTTTTTACATTTTCATTCAACCTGAAAGATAAGTTCGGTGACTATGGCATCAGCAGCGCCATGATTCTCAGAAAAGACGGCAGGAGTCTCTTTATCGACACCTGGGTGATGAGCTGCAGGGTGATAAAAAGAAGTCTGGAGTGTTTTGCCTTGAACGCGCTTGTTAAACCGGCAATTGATCAGGGGTTTGAAAAACTGATGGGGGAATATATTCCAACTGCTAAAAACTCCATACTGGCTGACCATTACTCCAGGCTGGGATTTTCACAGCAGGGAAACCTCTGGTACTTGAATCTCGCTGAATTCCAATCCCTGAAAACTTTCATCAAAGCAGAATCTTTGTGAGATTCAGATGGAAAATATTTTTCAAGTAATCCCTTTTCTCTATCCCGAAGCAGCCGGCCAGGCATTGACACTGGTCAGATCTTTTCCGGAATACAATCAGCTGCTCGTTTACAGTCCGGACATCCCTAAAGAAAATCTCGGGTCCAGCCCTGTTCTGAAAAAGGAGCTGGTCAGGAGTGGAGCAAAACTCTTCCGCCAGCCTGTTTTCAAAAGATCGGTCTATGGTTATTCCCATTCCCTGGGAGCGCTCTTGAAACTCTTTCATCTGCAGCCTCCGTCCATAGTGATCAGCCACACAGGTTACACTGCCCTGATCTGCACCTCAGCCTTGAAACTCTATGGAATCACTCACTTTCTCCGCAGAAAAAAAAAGACCATCCACCTGAACTTTGCCTGTCACCCTGAACGGATGGAAACATTTATGATGAAAAAGCTGAACTCTCTGTCATTGAATCTGGCGGACAGAGTGATTACAGCGTCCGAAATTAATAAAAATCAGCTGATCAGCGGTGGAGTCTATGGCAGCAAAATCTCAGTGATTCCTGATGAATCCGCTGCTGATAGTTACAGGGATCTGATCAATCAGAAACCAACTTGACTTCCTGGATTTCCTACTCTAAGGCAGTTTCAGGATCAGAACTGTTCGAACTTCAGCTTCATCAGGGCCGCTTTTCAGGCTCGCAGATCCTTTTGATGGCATCAGTTCTGTCTTTGGCGGAAAAAATGTAGTTGCCTGCCACCAGCAGATTGGCGCCAGCTCCGATGGCCAGAGGTGCGGTTTTATCGTTGATCCCGCCGTCGACTTCCAGCAGCATCTGTCTGCCGCTTCCAGTGAAATTCTTGATTTCTCTGATTTTCTCCAACACGCTTGTCATGAATTTCTGGCCGCCGAATCCCGGATTTACAGTCATCACCAGCACCAGATCAACTGCCTCGGAAATATATTTAAGTCCATCCCAGGGAGTGGCGGGATTCAAGGCGACACCTGCCAGGGAGCCGCCTTCCCTGATCCTGCGGCAGAGCCTTTCAGGGTGAGTGGCTGCCTCTAAATGAAAGGTCAGGATTGCCGGTTTGAGTATCAGAAACCGTTCCACCTGATCTTCAGGGTTGGTCACCATCAGATGAATGTCAAGCGGGATGCCGGTAAGCTTGGAAATCCGCTGGACCACAGGAAAACCGAAAGTAATGTCAGGCACGAAATGCCCGTCCATGATGTCCAGATGCAGGTAGTCAACAGATTCCCCTGGCAGCGTGCGGATCTCATGCTCAAGGTTTCCGAAGTCAGCAGATAAAATTGAAGGGGAGATCATGGCCATGTATACCTCACAGTATTCATTTGAACATCTACACCAGTAAATAAATCGCGAATATCAGCAGGCTGATCGCAGCCAGGTATATAAGGAACGAAAGTTTTCCGTAAAGTCCGGGCAGGATTTTTCCGCTTGATGGCGCAGGCAGCTCTTCCCTGAGAGTTTCCACGACTTCCCTGGCTGTGGTGTGCTCCTCAGGCTTATTCAGGAGCAGGAAAGCCATGTCGATGTACTGGAAAAAATTGTAAAAATCCGGAATCCGCTCATTCATCTCACGGGAAACTGAACGGCGGATCAGTTCTTCGACCAGACTTATTAATTTCGGTTCCAGGTTTTCGTCGGACAATTTCCAGTCGCAGTCCAGTTCCAGATAGCGCAGAAGCTTGATGTCAGTAATAATAAAATCCCTTTTTTTTATGGGGAATTTGGCTTCCAGCATCGAATAAAGTACTACACCCAGAAAAAAGATGTCCGGGTCGACCCCGACGTTCTGGGTCAGGTTAGGGTCTCCAAGCACACCGTATGAACGAGGCAGGTTGAAGCCAAGGACTTTCACCTTGAAATCACCGGTCAGCAGGATGTTGGAAAGCTTGATCGAACGGTATATGATTCCCTGCTTGGTAGCGAATTCGAGCAGGAATCCAAGCCTTTTAATGATCAGGAGAGCACGCATCAGGGGGATTTTTCTGCCTTTGTCGATAAAGGTTGTCAGCGGTATTCCATCCACCCATTCAGAGGCAATGTAAAAAATCTTGTCCACGACATCGATATCGTAAATTCTGACCAGGCTTTCATGCCTTAGTGAAGCCATGTTCTGAAGTTCGCCGATCATTCTGTCGATCAGCCTCTCATTTTTGAGAAGGCTCGGTTTAAGGATTTTTACAGCTCTGCGTTCTTCAGAGGAGACGGTGAGTGCTTTGTAAACAAAGAATTTTTCATTTTCTTCGACCAGTTCCAGCAACTGGTACTTGTCGGCAATGATTGTTCCAGGTCTGATCAAAAGTCGAGCTCCTTCACAAGCTGCGTGTCCAGATAAATCATTACCTTCATCTTGCCCATCCCGCCTGCAGTATAGTTCACAGCTTCATTAGCTTCGACTTCCTGCCTCAGCACTTCTCTGATTCCCTGCTCATCGGTTAAGATCATCCGCAGCATGTACTTGGATTTAGCGCCAGGTACCTGATATGAAATCGTCTCGTAATGTCTCCCGGATTTCACCTGAGTCTGCGCTGGCGTCGTCTGGACCTTCACAGGGATCGCTTGAGTCACAGGGTTCGCCTGTTTCTGGATGGGAACCACAGCCTGCGTCTGGTTGACCCAGACATTGATCTGACTGCCTGCTTCCAGCAGCGTGCTGGCCGGCGGGTTCTGCCTGATAATCACACCCTCGTCATAATCAGAGGAGGATTCAGTACGGGTAGAAAGCTTGAACATCGGAAGTTCACTTTTAATCTGGTCCAGAGTCTTTCCAGTCAGATCCGGGATCAGGATGCCTTTTTTGTCGGAGCCTTTTGAGATCAGAAGGTCTACCTTTGCATTCTTGACGCTCTTGACGCCGGCTTCCGGGGAAGTTGCGATGATATGATCAGCCGCAATTGTGCTGCTTAGAATATAGCAGCGGTCATTGACGGAAAATCCTTGATTTCGAAGATCCGCCTCAGCTTCGATCAGCAGTTTCTGCCTGGTATCCGGGACTGTGGCATTCTCCTGTCCTGAAGAAACCATCACCTTGACAATTCTGCCCCGTTTCACTTTGGTCCCTGGGAATGGATCCTGAGAAATTATTTCTCCGGCCCGCAAAAAAGGATGGTTTTTCGTTCCCGCCTGCATTACTTCCAACTGGTAAGGAAAAAGGATCCGCCTGGCTTCATTGTATTGAGTGCCGGCGAGGTCTGGGACAAGCATGGACCCCTCATTGAAAATATAGTTGATCACGCTGACAGAGAGCAGATATGAAGTCCTGCCCAGAGCTACCACCAGCAGAGTCCAGATCAGGAATCGCCAGACAGTCAGCCGTTTCCGAGTTTTTTTCATCTCACAAATCTCGATACCCTGAAACCCGGATCTGCAGGCTCCTTCAATTGATGCCAAGGCACGGAACAGTCTGCATTCAAGGCATTCCAGGACTGTATCTATATTAAATAATACCTGTCAAAGGGAATGATACCACACTGTTTTTTTATTTACCATCACATGTCAGAAGTCCGCTCAATTCAGCATGAATCTTTCCGTTTGTAGCCAGCAGCTCCCGCTGAGCGGGATGCCAGGGGCTCAAGTCGAAGCGGCTGATCCTTCCTCCGGACTCTGAAAGTATCACCGCTCCCGCTGCAGTATCCCAGGGGTAAAGCCCCATTTCCCAGAATCCGTCGAAGCGTCCGGCAGCCACATGGCAGATGTCGAGAGCAGCAGACCCGTCCCGCCTGACGCCCTGAGCCTCTAAAACTATCCTGGAAAAATGAGGAAGATTATTGAACTTGCCGCTGTCATAAGCGAAACCTGTTACCAGTAAGGATTTTCCTACCTCTGCGGTGCCTGAGACTTTAAGCGGATTCCCGTTCAAAAGGGCTCCACCGCCTTGAAAAGCTGAAAACATCTCATCGCGCATGGGGTCATAGACAACCCCACAGACCGGTTCCTCATTTTCCATCAATCCGATGGAGACCGCGAAGCAGGGATAGCTGTGAGCAAAATTCGTCGTCCCGTCCAAAGGATCGATTAAAAAATATTCGGCATTCTGAGATTCGGACTTGGAACCTTCCTCTGCGATGATCCCGTGGGACGGGAAATTTTTCCGCAGAAACTCCACAATCATGGTTTCAGATTCAAGGTCCGCGTCAGTCACCAGATTATTGCTTCCCTTAAATCCGATCACCAGATTTTCACTGAATTTCTTCCGCAGCAGAATTCCCGCTGAAAGAGCGATTTCCTTAAGCATTTCGATGTTTTTTTTAAGGTCAAATAAATTTCCCACAATCTTATTTCCCGTTTCTGCCCTTGAACATCTCTCCGGCTGCCTGCAGGGAAAAATTGACCATAAAGATCAGAAGCCCGGGGAAAAAAGAAAGCCACCAGGCATTGAGATAGTTCCTGCCGGAAGAGAGCAGGCTTCCAAGCGAGGGTTTTTCCAGAGGTACGCCCAGTCCGAGAAAACTCAGCGCAGACTCGGTCACAACGGCCGTGCCCATGCCGACTAAAAAAACGGCCACCAGATTTTCCCTGATCCCGGACATGATATGTCTGAAAAAGGTATGCTGCCAGCTGGCTCCGAAAGACTGGGCGGCCAGCACAAACTCCGACTGGCGCAAGGCCATGACTTCACTGCGCACCACCCTGAAAACCGTGGGAAAATATCCGAGCGCAATCACTATGATCAGGTTGAGAATAGTGTTCTGGAGTACAGCAACCAGTACTAAAATCAGGAAGAAATTTGGAAATGACAGAAGAATGTCGCTGATGGCGTTGAACAGGTTGTCCCAGATCCCTCCCTGAAAATAACCGCAATAGCTTCCGAGCAGTAATCCGGAAAAAACGCTGATCAGAATCGCGATGAAGCTGATAATCAGAGTAATCCTGATGGCCAGTGTGACTTTCTTTAAAAGATCGCAGCCGATGTCATCTGTGCCGAAGAAATGGGAAATGCTCGGAGGAAGGCTGCGTTCCCTGAAGTTGATTTTCAACGGGTCCTTCACAAAAAACTTTCCGCCAAAACCCAGCAGCAGCACCAGAATCAAAGGCAGCATGGAAAGAAAAAGCCGGATTCTCTTCCCTTTCATCGTTCGCCTTCCCTCAGAAGAGGATTGAAATAAAAATAAAAGGCTTCTATCAACAGATTGGTCCCGATCACGATCATGGTTGTGAAGAGCGCGAGCCCGAGTACCAGCGGATAGTCGCGCGCCAGAATTGCGTCATATCCCAGCCTGCCGATGCCAGGCCAGGAAAAAATCGTTTCAATCACGAAATTAGAACTTAAAAGGCTGGGGATCAGGAGAGAAAATACTGTGATCAGGGGAAAAATGGCATTCTTGCCCGCGTGCCTGGTGATGATCTCCCACTCAGGAATTCCCCTGGCCCTGGCGGCAACGATGTATTCCCTGGTCATGATTTTTAACAGCTCGCTGTAAAAAAATTTATAGATCAGGGCTATGTTGAAGAGGGAGGAGCAAATGACCGGCAAGATCAGGTGAAAAACCCGGTCCTGGAAAATTTCCCAGGTGCTGTAAGCTCCTTTGTTCAACACCATTTCCAGGGAGCGCATCCCTGAAATTGGGAATCTGAAAGAAAATCCGAACAGCTGCTGCGTGATCTCCCCAAGCTGAAAACCGAAAAAAATCGAGAGTACCAGGGCGATCCAGAAATTCGGGATAGAGAAAAGGTTCAGACTCAGAAATGAAAAAAATCGAGCACAGAAACGGTTTTTGAAGTAGATGGCGGAAATCGCAGCCGGGACGGCCACCAGAAAGGAAAAAATCAGGGTCAGCGCATTCAGTTCCAGAGTAGCCGGGAAACGCTCCAGAATTTTCGCGATTACCGGCCTGTGATCCTTGAGGGACATTCCAAGGTCCAGGCGCAGGAGGTCGCCCCACCAGGCTATATATCCCACTGTCAGTTCATGGAATAACCCTGGTCCAGCCTGTGCCGACTTGACTCTCAGAATGAACAGCGAAAAATAGATAAAAAAAGTCACCCCGAAAATCGTCAGCAAAAAATAAAGAAATCTCCCCCCGAAACGCTTGCGCATGTTCCTAGTAAGCCAGAATTTCAGATGTCTGTCAACACCCGGACATTCCACCAGCCTTCAGTCTTGAAATACCCTCCCGGTCCATAGTATACTTTTCTGATGAACATCAGCAGACTGTCCAATCATTACAGGCATCTGCACCAGTTTCCGGAACCGGGATTCAAAGAATTTCTTACTCAAAACTACCTGAAGAGCGTGCTGGAAAGTCAGACCGCACTGAACGTGTTTCCAGTTGCAGGTACTGGTCTTCTGATCTTCAAAAAAGGTAATCCCGGAAAAAGGACCATCGCCTTCCGTGCAGACATGGACGGCCTGCCGCTGCATGAGAATACAGGCCTCGCATACAGTTCCAAGCACCCTGGATTCATGCACTCCTGCGGGCATGATGGACATATGGCGATACTGCTGGAATTGATTCTTAATACTGCGGAACTCGATCTCAGAAACAACTATCTCTTTATCTTCCAGCCCGCTGAAGAAGGTCCGGGAGGTGCGTCGGAAATCATCGCAGACCGGCGGTTTCAGGAAATGCTCCCAGAGATAATTTTCGGCCTGCACGTCCACCCGTCTCTGCCGGCCGGCGGCATAGGCTGCAAATCCGGGTCTTTTTTTGCCGGCGTCTCGGAATTTCACATTTCCATCCAGGGCAGGGAAGCCCACGCCTCCACCGGGGACCCCTGCAACGCCCTTCTGGGAGGAGTCGAAGGCATCTGTCAGACCATGGAGGCACTTGCAAAACTCGAATCCCAGCCTGAAAATGTTTCCATCAAAGAAAAACATCTTCTGCACTTCGGCCGGATCAATTCTGGAATCAAGGAGAACATCATCGCGGCAAGCGCTCAGATCGACGGCACTTTGAGGGCATTTTCCCCTGACAGGAAGAAATGGTTGAAAGACACGCTCTACAGGGAATTCGAAGATTCCACTAAAAAAAGGAATCTGAAACTGAATCTCAGTTTCAACTGCGACTATCCGGTTCTGATCAATGCAAAACCCGCTGTTGAGATCCTGAAAAAAGTCTGTCAGACTGCTGGAATCCATTTCCAGGATTTACCGGATTTTTTTCTGGGAGAGGATTTCGCCTTCTACCTGGAAAAAATTCCAGGCGCGTTCTTTCTGTTGGGCGTGAACGACACCGACTGCAGCGGAAACCTGCATACCGCAAATTTTTCCTATAACCCTTCCGCACTGGCGACAGGTGTCAATCTCTTCCAAAAAATAGTCGAATTTCTGGAATCCAGAGATAGGGCTTGAATCGACAAACAGCCTAAATATATTATCCGGCACTGCCGAAATTCTCAAAGAGGGAAAAATGGAAAAAATCAAGACTGAGGAAAAACTGCTGCTGGCGATGATGGAAACAGGCCTGGCCGATAAAGCTAAGGTCAAAGAAATACTGCATCAGTGCAAAAAAACCACCACCAGTCTGGGCCGATATCTGCTGAAATCAGGCATCCTCACCCAGAAGGAATTCATCAAACTGGTGCAGAGCAAGATGGGGATAGCCTATGCCAATCTGAATATCTTCATCATCGATCCCAACACCACGAGGCTGGTGCCCAAGAATATCTGCAAGGAATTCCTGCTCTTCCCTCTGATCAAGGTAAAAAATATTCTGATTGTAGCCA is a genomic window of Candidatus Wallbacteria bacterium containing:
- a CDS encoding amidohydrolase — its product is MNISRLSNHYRHLHQFPEPGFKEFLTQNYLKSVLESQTALNVFPVAGTGLLIFKKGNPGKRTIAFRADMDGLPLHENTGLAYSSKHPGFMHSCGHDGHMAILLELILNTAELDLRNNYLFIFQPAEEGPGGASEIIADRRFQEMLPEIIFGLHVHPSLPAGGIGCKSGSFFAGVSEFHISIQGREAHASTGDPCNALLGGVEGICQTMEALAKLESQPENVSIKEKHLLHFGRINSGIKENIIAASAQIDGTLRAFSPDRKKWLKDTLYREFEDSTKKRNLKLNLSFNCDYPVLINAKPAVEILKKVCQTAGIHFQDLPDFFLGEDFAFYLEKIPGAFFLLGVNDTDCSGNLHTANFSYNPSALATGVNLFQKIVEFLESRDRA